TGTCTTGATCAGCGACAATTTCACAATGGCAAACAAACAGATGGCTTCTTTacgatgacatttttaaaaaccgtAATAACACAATTATTTTCACAGCACTGACAAAGAACTAACCTTTTCCTCATTGTACCTGTAACTGGTGCTGAACCGATTGACCTTTGAAATGACCTTTAAGAACTCAAAAGCCTTACAAGCGCAAATGATCAAACTTCTATTTGTCAGATGGCAAAATACTCACATTTAAGCAAAATTACAGATAGCTGTGTAAAATAGCACTGCGGCTAAAGTAGGGGAACTGATTCATCTCTGGCACCTCACTAAATAAATGCAGGGTCTTAAAATGCAATGAGTACAAATTGCAATAATCACTTAGTCAATTATATACAACATTTCCTCTGAAAAGTAGGTTTACATGTTCAAATCAAGAAACGGAACCTCCCGTGACTAACAGAAAACACTGATAAAAAAGCCTACCTCCATTTAAAGATATTTTATTGAGCGTCAAATGTACTTTTACCGTTTACTAGAGTGAAAATGCCTTTTTCCGGAGGTACTGAAAGTTGAATTTGCTCACCAGCACATTTCGTTTTTTCTTCACTTGATACTTCCAAGAGAATATTTGATCACATCCGCTGCAACTGGATGGTTCCTCGCCAGTGTGTTCTTGCATCTTTGAGAAACTCTTTTGCCACAAAGAGAGCAGGAAAATGGTTTTCCCCTCAGTGCGTGTTCTCGTCAAATTGCATCTGTGAATCTTTTTCCACAAACGGAGCTTGGAGCGTCTGTCTAGATGTTTCCTGTTGATGAAATCTATCAATTCTCCCTGGCACCTCTTGCAACAGCGCTTAATCTCGTTGGCTTCTCGTGTCCCGGAATCCAAATGCACCCTAAATGGCACGTTTCAAAATCGAAGGTGCTGGCTTCTTGCTGCTGCTTGTTCAGGTCAGCATTTGTTTGTGCGTTTGTTTGGTCCGACGTGGCCACCATCCGTAGCAGATGAATCGCACGCAAAATGCTCTCAGCCGGCCAGGGAAATCAATTCAGAGGATTTGCCGAATCAAGAACGATTATTGCGATGCGTCGATTCGTCGCCATTTTCCAACACCCCCAATTTAGCCCTTCTTTAAGCAAAGAAAACGATTTTAGCAAAGGgaaaatcacattcaaatgaAGCACTCTTGCATCGTCACTGTTTGAAGACTTTTATTGACTTAGCTTGTTTCATTGGCTCCTCGAAAGAGTCATCGAGTGGCGCTCTTCTCACCGGCACACTTGTGTCTCTTAACCTGATCCTTACGGGAGAACCTTTTCTCACACACACTGCAACTGAACGGTTTCTCACCGGTGTGTATTCTTGCATGCGACGTCAAGTGTACTCTTTGGGTGAATCTTTTAGCACAgactgagcaggaaaaatgcttctccccagtgtgtgttctcTTGTGTTCTGTCAATCCGGAACGGTCGCTGAAAGTTAAGTTGCAGAGCGAGCAGGCGACGGGGTTCTCCGCGGTGTGTGTTCTCGTGTGCCTTACTAAACTTGTCTTGGCAGAGAATCTcttaccacaaactaagcagggaaaaggtttctctccagagTGCGTTCTCATGTGTTTAACCAATTTGGAACGTTCGCTGAAACTAAAGGTGCAGATGGAGCAGGCGAAAGGCTTTTCGCCAGTGTGTATACTTGTGTGTGTTCGTAAATGTCCCTTGATagagaatcttttaccacaaactaagcaggcaaagggcttttctccagtgtgtgttctgcTGTGTCTTTTCAAGTGTCCCTTGATGGAGAAGCTTTTACCGCATACCGAGCATGCAAAAGGTTTTTCCCCAGTGTGTATTCTCATGTGAGTTGTTAAACCGCTCTTCTGAGTCACTCTCaggccacaaactgagcaggaaaaaggtttttccCCACTGTGTATTCTTGTGTGCGCGTTCAAATTTCCCTTGTTAGCAAATCTTTTGCCACAATCCGAACATGTAAAGGGCTTCTCTCCTTTATGACTTCGAAAGTGAACCTTCAAATTCCACTTTGAACTAAATGTTTTCCCGCACTGCAAACATTGAACTTGCTTCTTGTGACTGTGACACTTCTCATCGCTTTTCGAGTGTTCCTCGTCGTCGGCCGTGTCAGGAGAGCGCGACGACGCGTTGTCGCTGTCTGAGAGCGGGGCTAAGAGTCCCTCTGCTTGGGATCCTCCACAACGGTCTCCATCACCTTCGTCGTCATCgtcctcttcttcatcatcgtcgtcgtcgtcgtcatcatcctcGCTTTTTACGATAACAGTCAACGGAAACTGAGCGACATcaacctcctcctcttcctctttaattTGTCGAGGTTCCGGCTCGTGCACCTCAAGAGGAAGATAATCTTCACTGACGTCTGCAGCACACAATAAAAGCAGACGCAAGGgttgaaaaagtcaaaatttgcTCCGTCAACCCTGATTTTAACGTGCGCTTTACAGAAGTGTGGTCGTAAGCTCAAGTCCAGGTAACGTTATTGTCGGATGTGTTCGAACGTACCTGAAAGAGCATTCCTCTCAGACATGCGGTGCTATAAttggtgaaaaataaatgaatcaaataGAAATAAACGGCTCGGtctaaaatactgtatgacCATCGTGCCTTACGTGAGAGACAACATGACCAATCCGGTCAATCTATCAACAATcggcaaaattatccagctGACAAGTTATTGATCTTGCAGATTCTACAGCAAGTAAAAGTGTAGCTCTATGCTCATCGTGTGGGTCCAACGAGCATATTACAACTGTCCATGTcagttttccaagccgcttatcctcacaaggctcacgggagtgccgcagcccATCCCGGCTAGCATTGGGCGAAAAGGAGacgacaccctcaactggtcgccagtcaatcgcagggcactacTACAGCTGAGCTAATGCGAATATGTTAGAGCATATGTAACAAACCTTTACaacatttgtcacattttgtcattttcaatttcagCTAATTTTATATATTCACGTACTGGTGGCCGCTTTTGGTTAATTAAACCCCACGAAATGgatgcttttcatttcttgGTATTTAGTGGGTTGGACATAATGTTCCAGGTGTTACTCGTATAATTCAGACAAAATGAATGTTTATCATCTTCACATGGAGAAAAGGCCCCTCTCATATAAGGGCACGGAAATGCTTCTCATTTCCATTGCacataagaagaaaaagtttCCATGAAAACTATGCTGTAAACAGATACAaagccaacaaaaaaaatacatgtttttttcttgtatgtGCAGCGCTATAGAATGTTCACAAATGAATGatcatgttgcatgttattttatttgatgtgtGAAGACTGCAATACATGTTGACGACTGAAACATCTGAAGCCGACGATGCAAACGTGCATTGAGATCAATTTAACGGAAACAGAGACTTAAAGCGATTTCAAATTTGACTGATAAATCAAGTAGAGTACAAGTATGAGTACAGCACCATACGAAAAATGATTATCGCGAAGAATTTGAAAACGAGTCCCAACATTACTTATagctttatcccccccccccccaaaaaaaaaaaaaaaaaccccaaaactcgAAAGAAAGTGAGAGTAAGAAGAGCGCAAACCTGCTGTCCGTGTTCCCTTCTGAGGCTCCAGCGGATGACGTTGTCGCTCGTTCTCCACTTTTGTTCTAGAAAGTTCCTCCTCGTATTCTTCTTTCACACTCCTTGTACACATTTTCAGACTTGGCTGTCACACTCGAGCTCCACTTCTCGGTGTGTTGATGACAAGCGCGCGTCTCTTTGTGAGTGGCTAACAAGATAAGCTAAGCTATCCTGAGAAGCTTCAACGTGAAGCGAGACGAGTTTAACCCCAACCAGAGGAGCAACAACCCGCGTCTTGATCGAGTAGAGTCGTGGCGGGGCGTCCCGTGTCGTGCCTTTCTACCTGGATTACTGAGAAAGTAGGTAAAAGTGCAGTCATCCAAGGAGTCTGCCAAGGTTTCAGACAGTAGAGCGAGAACCCAGGAAGTCATTTGAGCGCATCTTAAGGCGTGATTGGTTATAGACGAATGACGTCACGCACCCGGCGAACAGTTACGATCCGTAAAGTCCTGCCTTGAGAGACCCGTTTTGTGTGACGTTTCAGTTTTCGTGGGACGCAAGCTCCCACGCGATCCAACTTTAGCACGTTTTGTTGACGACGTTGTCACGTAGTTTGTCCAAGTGGTGTTGCCGTACAactttcgcttttttttttttttttattttttttattgaacattaaacaGAACAATACAATTCAACTCAGAAGACAATTTGCCAAGGGGGTCAAAAAGAAGATTACATtctacaaaaaaacatgaaataaactacACAAATTTACCGTTTTAATGGCTTTAGCGTTCATAGAATTCTTAATGGTATGAATATACTGtctagtttcattttgaaagaaaataaaacaaggatttttatttatacacctacatttatgaatatgaaaCTTAGCTAGTAAAATTATAAGATTAATCATATAATAGTGTCTGTTTTTAGACGAGGTAAAAGACGTGAAACCaaacagtatattttcaaaacaaagagtaaaactgttgtcaataaaagtagaaataaaaatacaaacatctttCCAGAAATTATTGGAGACAGGGCAAGaccaaaataagtgaaaattatCTTCAGGGCAGTTTGAACAGAAAGAGCAATCagtatcaatttgttttttaaaacgctgtaaaataaatattttggaaggataaatttgatgaattaaCTTAAAAGatacttcttttattttgttgttaatcaTATATCTAGTTGGTAAGATCCAGATTCTTTTCCAGTCAAGATTATGTAATAATTGATTCCAATAAGATGTTATGTGAGGAAGAGACACTATGTCCCTTTGAAATAAAGTACGTATGGAATGATTGTTTTTACGTGTTCTCGAGAAACAAATCCTGCCTACTTCGCTTTTAGATGGATCAAGATGCAAAGGAGCTGGTATTTGGTCCGCTGGGCTTCTAAATAGCAAAGAGACACCAGCAGGAATTGCATTAATGATTATCTTAAATTCGTCAGTAGGGACTAACACattgtgttttgaaataaattcttCATAAGTAAACAGCAAGCCATCGGAATCAAACAGCTGGTGAACCAGTAGTATATTATGAGAAAACCAGGCAGGGTAAAATAAGGATTTGTTTCTGTATGTTATGTCTTTGTTATTCCATATGTAATATCTGTGCGGAGAGAAGTTATGTTTATATAATAAAGACCATGAGAGAAGCATCTGTTTGTGAAAGTTTGATCATTTCAATGGGATTTTTTCAATCTTGTAATTGcacagtaaaagaaaatgtaggCCACCTACTTTAGAGAAGACAAAATTTGGTATGAAATTCCAAATTGAGGAGGGGTCTTTAATGAAGTGCTTCagccaattaattttaaaagtatTATTTAATGTTTGAAAGTCTAAAAAATTTAGGCCTCCTTTGTCATGAGTGTTCATTACAACCGATTTCTTAATatagtgagttttatttttccatacgaAGTTAAAGAGCATTTTGTCGatattttttagaatg
The DNA window shown above is from Syngnathoides biaculeatus isolate LvHL_M chromosome 3, ASM1980259v1, whole genome shotgun sequence and carries:
- the LOC133497607 gene encoding gastrula zinc finger protein XlCGF52.1-like, which codes for MCTRSVKEEYEEELSRTKVENERQRHPLEPQKGTRTADVSEDYLPLEVHEPEPRQIKEEEEEVDVAQFPLTVIVKSEDDDDDDDDDEEEDDDDEGDGDRCGGSQAEGLLAPLSDSDNASSRSPDTADDEEHSKSDEKCHSHKKQVQCLQCGKTFSSKWNLKVHFRSHKGEKPFTCSDCGKRFANKGNLNAHTRIHSGEKPFSCSVCGLRVTQKSGLTTHMRIHTGEKPFACSVCGKSFSIKGHLKRHSRTHTGEKPFACLVCGKRFSIKGHLRTHTSIHTGEKPFACSICTFSFSERSKLVKHMRTHSGEKPFPCLVCGKRFSAKTSLVRHTRTHTAENPVACSLCNLTFSDRSGLTEHKRTHTGEKHFSCSVCAKRFTQRVHLTSHARIHTGEKPFSCSVCEKRFSRKDQVKRHKCAGEKSATR